A single window of Solea solea chromosome 9, fSolSol10.1, whole genome shotgun sequence DNA harbors:
- the il12rb1 gene encoding uncharacterized protein il12rb1 isoform X2 — translation MLTFWISLHGYIIFMFLTTASKGSTCEAPSSPECFRRNVSEFVYTCEWSTSTTNSNVTFDLYFNKKKFGSTNATSWRIPDELLIKNQPVNISVEAHVDNFSCMSPWRTVELRNIVKYDAPHNISMSWSKNDLVLMWSAAETSPSLAEVWFRRHEHPSESWEKRLINTTLLTARKKIPTSWCPKKGLTPGNQVTIGNLTKHSIYQVQIRHRSNLVKSPLWSKWSPVVIVPAELEYKPQVNMTTKLLKGSREVTLTWKPMPHAATEVTYRLEYTLSSLGCSCPRAAWRRHPITTNNYKMFVPYSAVKISVTARNAAGCSPPAIVQVPAVPIVNLKMCDKTSKHTKKICKQWYEFQEPDSENVTSASERKLEPNMEPLRRTQLQAYFGYMYYEHMCDGGRPRTVKTCLFYKKEGAPQREPPDFSALSETHISTTLSWKGIPSVDRRGFLTHYSLCSVEISSADQPTECRNISASVTKYRLENLTPGAKYSISLAGVTQVGEGPKATVTVNTWQEKHVNVWWSFGLLFVFFFITTTCTIILKRIRNKVFPPIPTPVIPDFSSSQLEGQMQEEKEEVHDLMLQLHPEGKSAPDNAEETTVSQHEWHHKEVENDSDDSRTSGGSSDERPGSTDDALINSGGEEITDLEQLDNEIAILIYRNGLVFDVKTDSP, via the exons ATGCTGACATTCTGGATTTCACTACATGGATATATTATCTTTATGTTCCTTACAACAGCTAGCAAAG GTTCGACATGTGAGGCGCCTTCAAGTCCTGAGTGCTTCAGGAGAAATGTATCTGAATTTGTTTACACGTGCGAATGGAGCACAAGTACAACCAACAGCAAtgtgacatttgacctttattttAA CAAGAAAAAATTTGGAAGCACTAACGCAACGAGTTGGCGGATCCCTGATGAACTGCTGATTAAAAATCAACCTGTCAATATTTCGGTGGAAGCTCACGTGGATAATTTCAGCTGCATGTCGCCTTGGAGGACCGTAGAACTCAGAAACATAG TTAAATACGATGCACCTCACAATATTTCCATGTCCTGGTCAAAAAACGATCTGGTCTTAATGTGGAGTGCTGCAGAGACGTCTCCGTCCTTAGCCGAGGTGTGGTTCCGACGACATGAACATCCCTCTGAATCATGGGAAAAA AGATTAATAAATACTACTTTGT tgacTGCACGGAAAAAAATCCCGACTTCATGGTGTCCAAAAAAAGGGCTGACTCCTGGAA ACCAGGTGACGATTGGGAATCTCACAAAGCATTCAATTTACCAGGTCCAGATCAGACATCGTTCCAATCTAGTTAAAAGTCCCCTGTGGAGTAAATGGTCTCCAGTTGTGATTGTTCCTGCAG agCTTGAATATAAACCTCAAGtaaacatgacaacaaaacTGTTGAAGGGCAGCCGAGAAGTGACACTGACATGGAAG CCAATGCCACATGCAGCAACAGAGGTGACCTACAGACTGGAATACACGCTGTCCTCTCTCGGATGTTCTTGTCCAAGGGCAGCGTGGAGGAGACATCCCATCACAACAAATAACTACAAAATGTTTGTGCCGTACTCTGCCGTGAAAATCTCCGTCACTGCCAGAAACGCAGCAGGGTGTTCACCTCCAGCAATCGTGCAAGTACCGGCTGTACCTATTGTAAATTTAAAAA TGTGTGACAAAACCTCGAAACATACAAAGAAAATTTGCAAGCAGTGGTACGAGTTTCAAGAGCCAGACTCTGAAAATGTGACCTCAGCAAGCGAAAGAAAACTGGAGCCAAACATGGAGCCATTAAGAAGGA CTCAATTACAGGCCTACTTTGGCTACATGTACTATGAACACATGTGTGATGGCGGGAGGCCACGGACAGTTAAAACGTGCCTCTTTTACAAAAAAGAGGGTG CACCACAAAGAGAACCTCCAGATTTCAGTGCCTTGAgtgaaacacacatttcaacCACCCTCTCCTGGAAAGGGATTCCCTCGGTGGACCGGCGAGGTTTTCTCACACATTACAGTCTGTGTAGCGTGGAAATCAGCTCAGCAGATCAGCCAACAG AGTGCCGTAATATATCGGCCTCAGTGACCAAATACCGTCTGGAAAACTTGACACCAGGAGCAAAATACAGCATCAGTCTGGCCGGAGTCACACAAGTGGGCGAAGGCCCTAAAGCCACTGTAACTGTCAACACATGGCAAGAGAAACACGTGAATG TGTGGTGGAGTTTTGGCTTGCTCTTTGTATTCTTCTTCATAACAACGACATGCACCATTATTCTGAAGAG AATCCGAAACAAAGTCTTCCCTCCCATTCCGACACCTGTCATTCCAGATTTCTCTTCCAGTCAGCTGGAGGGTCAG atgcaggaggagaaagaagaggtGCATGATCTGATGCTCCAGCTGCATCCAGAGGGCAAGTCTGCCCCCGACAATGCAGAAGAAACCACTGTCTCACAGCATGAGTGGCATCACAAGGAGGTGGAGAATGACAGTGATGATTCAAGGACGTCAGGAGGAAGCAGTGATGAGAGGCCTGGCTCCACTGACGATGCACTGATAAACTCCGGAGGGGAAGAGATCACAGATCTCGAACAGCTGGACAATGAGATCGCCATTCTGATATACAGGAATGGTTTGGTCTTTGATGTGAAGACAGACTCGCcttaa
- the il12rb1 gene encoding uncharacterized protein il12rb1 isoform X1: protein MLTFWISLHGYIIFMFLTTASKGSTCEAPSSPECFRRNVSEFVYTCEWSTSTTNSNVTFDLYFNKKKFGSTNATSWRIPDELLIKNQPVNISVEAHVDNFSCMSPWRTVELRNIVKYDAPHNISMSWSKNDLVLMWSAAETSPSLAEVWFRRHEHPSESWEKRLINTTLLTARKKIPTSWCPKKGLTPGNQVTIGNLTKHSIYQVQIRHRSNLVKSPLWSKWSPVVIVPAELEYKPQVNMTTKLLKGSREVTLTWKPMPHAATEVTYRLEYTLSSLGCSCPRAAWRRHPITTNNYKMFVPYSAVKISVTARNAAGCSPPAIVQVPAVPIVNLKMCDKTSKHTKKICKQWYEFQEPDSENVTSASERKLEPNMEPLRRTQLQAYFGYMYYEHMCDGGRPRTVKTCLFYKKEGAPQREPPDFSALSETHISTTLSWKGIPSVDRRGFLTHYSLCSVEISSADQPTECRNISASVTKYRLENLTPGAKYSISLAGVTQVGEGPKATVTVNTWQEKHVNVWWSFGLLFVFFFITTTCTIILKRIRNKVFPPIPTPVIPDFSSSQLEGQQMQEEKEEVHDLMLQLHPEGKSAPDNAEETTVSQHEWHHKEVENDSDDSRTSGGSSDERPGSTDDALINSGGEEITDLEQLDNEIAILIYRNGLVFDVKTDSP, encoded by the exons ATGCTGACATTCTGGATTTCACTACATGGATATATTATCTTTATGTTCCTTACAACAGCTAGCAAAG GTTCGACATGTGAGGCGCCTTCAAGTCCTGAGTGCTTCAGGAGAAATGTATCTGAATTTGTTTACACGTGCGAATGGAGCACAAGTACAACCAACAGCAAtgtgacatttgacctttattttAA CAAGAAAAAATTTGGAAGCACTAACGCAACGAGTTGGCGGATCCCTGATGAACTGCTGATTAAAAATCAACCTGTCAATATTTCGGTGGAAGCTCACGTGGATAATTTCAGCTGCATGTCGCCTTGGAGGACCGTAGAACTCAGAAACATAG TTAAATACGATGCACCTCACAATATTTCCATGTCCTGGTCAAAAAACGATCTGGTCTTAATGTGGAGTGCTGCAGAGACGTCTCCGTCCTTAGCCGAGGTGTGGTTCCGACGACATGAACATCCCTCTGAATCATGGGAAAAA AGATTAATAAATACTACTTTGT tgacTGCACGGAAAAAAATCCCGACTTCATGGTGTCCAAAAAAAGGGCTGACTCCTGGAA ACCAGGTGACGATTGGGAATCTCACAAAGCATTCAATTTACCAGGTCCAGATCAGACATCGTTCCAATCTAGTTAAAAGTCCCCTGTGGAGTAAATGGTCTCCAGTTGTGATTGTTCCTGCAG agCTTGAATATAAACCTCAAGtaaacatgacaacaaaacTGTTGAAGGGCAGCCGAGAAGTGACACTGACATGGAAG CCAATGCCACATGCAGCAACAGAGGTGACCTACAGACTGGAATACACGCTGTCCTCTCTCGGATGTTCTTGTCCAAGGGCAGCGTGGAGGAGACATCCCATCACAACAAATAACTACAAAATGTTTGTGCCGTACTCTGCCGTGAAAATCTCCGTCACTGCCAGAAACGCAGCAGGGTGTTCACCTCCAGCAATCGTGCAAGTACCGGCTGTACCTATTGTAAATTTAAAAA TGTGTGACAAAACCTCGAAACATACAAAGAAAATTTGCAAGCAGTGGTACGAGTTTCAAGAGCCAGACTCTGAAAATGTGACCTCAGCAAGCGAAAGAAAACTGGAGCCAAACATGGAGCCATTAAGAAGGA CTCAATTACAGGCCTACTTTGGCTACATGTACTATGAACACATGTGTGATGGCGGGAGGCCACGGACAGTTAAAACGTGCCTCTTTTACAAAAAAGAGGGTG CACCACAAAGAGAACCTCCAGATTTCAGTGCCTTGAgtgaaacacacatttcaacCACCCTCTCCTGGAAAGGGATTCCCTCGGTGGACCGGCGAGGTTTTCTCACACATTACAGTCTGTGTAGCGTGGAAATCAGCTCAGCAGATCAGCCAACAG AGTGCCGTAATATATCGGCCTCAGTGACCAAATACCGTCTGGAAAACTTGACACCAGGAGCAAAATACAGCATCAGTCTGGCCGGAGTCACACAAGTGGGCGAAGGCCCTAAAGCCACTGTAACTGTCAACACATGGCAAGAGAAACACGTGAATG TGTGGTGGAGTTTTGGCTTGCTCTTTGTATTCTTCTTCATAACAACGACATGCACCATTATTCTGAAGAG AATCCGAAACAAAGTCTTCCCTCCCATTCCGACACCTGTCATTCCAGATTTCTCTTCCAGTCAGCTGGAGGGTCAG cagatgcaggaggagaaagaagaggtGCATGATCTGATGCTCCAGCTGCATCCAGAGGGCAAGTCTGCCCCCGACAATGCAGAAGAAACCACTGTCTCACAGCATGAGTGGCATCACAAGGAGGTGGAGAATGACAGTGATGATTCAAGGACGTCAGGAGGAAGCAGTGATGAGAGGCCTGGCTCCACTGACGATGCACTGATAAACTCCGGAGGGGAAGAGATCACAGATCTCGAACAGCTGGACAATGAGATCGCCATTCTGATATACAGGAATGGTTTGGTCTTTGATGTGAAGACAGACTCGCcttaa